From one Nilaparvata lugens isolate BPH chromosome 2, ASM1435652v1, whole genome shotgun sequence genomic stretch:
- the LOC111048714 gene encoding leucine-rich repeat-containing protein 23, translating to MSESESENEFEEESEEDENEADEELKAEEENQNFQPVVKKLSPYEFEGKHDQRVILTKDEAMDSLKRPGFSPDGLGIAYTELDLKSRNLINIEVITSFKYVTYLNISFNKLNNKSLSCLRLMQQLIMVRVDNNLLTSTDLPHVAFLQILTLNSNNLEKISKISQPNLGVLLLNDNKVERVENLDSLKNLRRLSLKRNVITTLQGINLQWLRYLYLQENRLESLNGVDKLRNLIVLNVADNQIAKLDGFSLDMKMLRELYLHNNKISSVTEISKLYKLVALRLLTTGNNPFSKEDEDRQEILMRLLRLDELNGRKVEATERKEAYELRLEREYEEGSEKSEELDEEEEEEEDN from the coding sequence ATGTCTGAATCAGAAAGTGAGAATGAGTTTGAAGAGGAATCAGAAGAGGATGAAAATGAAGCTGATGAAGAGCTTAAAGCTGAAGAAGAAAATCAGAATTTCCAGCCAGTTGTGAAGAAGCTTTCACCCTACGAATTCGAGGGAAAACATGATCAGAGAGTGATTCTGACAAAGGATGAAGCAATGGACTCTCTGAAGCGACCAGGCTTCTCTCCTGACGGGCTTGGGATCGCCTACACTGAACTCGACCTCAAAAGTAGGAACCTAATCAATATTGAAGTAATCACGTCCTTCAAATACGTGACCTACTTAAATATTTCCTTCAACAAACTCAACAACAAATCACTTTCATGTTTGCGATTGATGCAACAACTCATCATGGTTAGAGTGGACAATAATCTGTTGACATCAACTGATTTACCTCATGTTGCGTTCCTacaaattctcacactaaatAGTAATAACTTGGAAAAAATTTCTAAAATCTCACAACCAAACCTTGGTGTTTTACTGCTCAATGATAACAAGGTAGAGCGTGTGGAAAATTTAGATTCTTTAAAAAACCTGAGAAGATTATCTTTGAAAAGAAATGTTATCACAACTTTACAAGGAATAAATTTACAATGGTTGCGCTACTTATATCTCCAAGAAAATAGATTAGAGAGTCTGAATGGAGTTGACAAACTACGAAATTTGATTGTTTTAAACGTTGCAGACAATCAAATAGCTAAGCTTGATGGATTTTCGCTAGATATGAAAATGTTGAGGGAGTTGTACCTGCACAATAACAAGATATCCAGCGTAACTGAAATAAGCAAACTTTACAAACTGGTTGCACTAAGGCTGCTTACAACTGGAAATAATCCGTTCAGTAAGGAAGATGAAGACAGGCAGGAGATTCTGATGAGGCTTCTTCGTCTTGATGAACTGAATGGCAGAAAAGTGGAGGCGACAGAGAGGAAGGAGGCCTACGAATTACGATTGGAAAGAGAATACGAAGAGGGAAGTGAGAAATCGGAGGAACTGgacgaagaagaggaggaagaagaagataattaa